Below is a window of Variovorax sp. TBS-050B DNA.
GCCCATGGGGCAGGCGCGCTTCATGGCGGCGAACGCCTTCTTCGAACACCTGGGCCTGGTCGGCGGCTTCCTGCTCGTCGCCTGGCTCGACCTGAAGGAGCGTGCACATGGCTGAAGCTTCCCGCGGCGCCTTCGCGCCGCTGCGCCAGCCGGTGTTCGCGGTGCTCTGGGCCGCCACCGTGCTCGGCAACATCGGCAGTTTCATGCGCGACGTGGCGAGCTCGTGGCTGGTCACCGACCTGTCGGCGAGCCCGACCGCGGTGGCGTTGATCCAGACCGCGGCCACGCTGCCGGTGTTCCTGCTCGCCATTCCGGCGGGCGTGCTGTCGGACATCCTCGACCGCCGCCGCTTCCTGATTTTCGTGCAGCTGGTGCTCGCGGCGGTCAGCGGCGCGCTGCTGGTGCTCTCGCACACCGGCGCGCTCACGGTCGAGTACCTGATCGCGCTGACCTTCGTGGGCGGCATCGGCGCGGCGCTGATGGGGCCGACCTGGCAGTCGATCGTGCCCGAGCTGGTGCCGCGCGCCGACCTCAAGGGCGCGGTGGCGCTCAACTCGCTCGGCATCAACATCGCGCGCTCGATCGGTCCGGCCGCGGGCGGGCTGATCCTCGCGAGCTTCGGTGCGGCCGTCACCTACGGGCTCGACGTGCTGAGCTACGTGTTCGTGATCGCGGCGTTGCTGTGGTGGAAGCGGCCGGCGGCGGTGGACAGCGGGCTGTCCGAGAACTTCCTCGGCGCCTTCCGGGCCGGCCTGCGCTACACCCGCGCCAGCCGCGAGCTGCACGTGGTGCTGCTGCGCGCGGCGGTGTTCTTCGTGTTCGCGAGCTCGGTCTGGGCGCTGCTGCCGCTGGTGGCGCGCCAGATGCTCGGCGGCAGCGCGGGCTTTTATGGCGTGCTGCTCGGCGCGGTGGGCGCGGGCGCCATCGGCGGCGCGCTCGTGATGCCGCGGCTGCGCGCGCGGCTCGATGCCGACGGCATGCTGCTGCTGGCCTCGCTGCTCGCCGCGGGCGTGATGAGCAGCCTGGTCTTCGCGCCGCCGCAGTGGCTCGCGGTGCTGCTGCTGTTGCTGCTGGGCCTGGGCTGGATCATCGCGCTGACCACGCTCAACGGCGTCGCCCAGTCGATCCTGCCGAACTGGGTTCGCGGGCGCGGCCTGGCGGTCTACCTCACGGTGTTCAACGGCGCGATGGCGGCCGGCAGCCTGGGCTGGGGCCTGGTGGCACAGCAGATCGGCGTGCCGTTCACGCTGGTCGCGGGCGCGGTCGGGCTGGTGATGGCGGGCCTGGCGTTCCACCGCGTGAAGCTGCCCACCGGCGAGGCCGACCTGCAGCCCTCGAACCACTGGCCCGAGCCGCTCGTGGCCGAGCCGGTGGCGCACGACCGGGGCCCCGTGATGGTGCAGGTCGAGTACCGCATCCGCAGGGACGACCGCGAGGCCTTCCTGGCCGTGATGAAGCGCCTCTCCCTCGAACGCCGCCGCGACGGCGCCTATGCCTGGGGCCTGCACGAGCACACGGCCGATCCCGAGCGGATCATGGAATGGTTCCTGCTGGCATCGTGGGCCGAGCACCTCCGTCAGCACCACCGCGTGTCGCAGGCCGACGCCGACCTGCAGGCCGAGGCGCTGCGCTTCCACGTCGGGCCGGGGCGGCCCGAGGTGCATCACTTCCTCTCGCTCTGAGCGAGTTTCGTTTCCCTTCATCAACCTCAAGGAAAAAACCATGACAACACTGACCCTGCGCGACGGCACCGAGCTCTACTACAAGGACTGGGGCACCGGCCAGCCGATCGTCTTCAGCCACGGCTGGCCGCTCAGCGCCGACATGTGGGACGCGCAGATGCTGTTCTTCGCCGAGCGCGGCTATCGCGTGATCGCCTTCGACCGCCGCGGCTTCGGCCGCTCGAGCCAGCCGTGGACCGGCTACGGCTACGACACCTTCGCCGACGACATCGCCGAGCTGATCGAGAAGCTCGACCTGAAGGACGTGGTGCTCGCGGGCTTCTCGATGGGCGGGCGGCGACGTCACGCGCTACATCGCGCGCAAGGGCAGCGCCCGCGTTGCCAAGCTCGCGCTGATCAGCGCGGTGACGCCGCTCTTCACGAAGACGGCCGACCATCCGGTGGGCCCCGAGGCCTCGGTGTTCGCAGGCATCCGCGCCGGCCTGGCGGCCGACCGGGCGCAGTTCCTCGACGACTTCAGCACCGTCTTCTACGGCACCAACCGGCCGGGTACGAAGGTCTCGCAGGGCGTCTTCAAGCAGACGCTGCAGATCGCACTGCAGGCCTCGATCAAGGCCACCATCGACTGCGTGACCGCGTTCTCCGAGACCGACTTCCGCCCCGACATGGCGAAGATCGACGTGCCCACGCTGGTGATCCACGGCGATGACGACCAGGTGGTGCCCTTCGAGGCCACGGGCAAGCTCGCGGCCGAGATGATCCCGGGCAGCCAGCTCAAGCTGTATGCCGGCGCGCCGCACGCCACCTGCACCACGCATGCGGCGCAGGTCAACGCCGACCTGCTGGCGTTCATCCAGGGCTGAGCCCGGCGGGCCGCCTCGGCGGCCCTGCCGGCGTGATGGGCGGCGCCGATGGCGATAATCCGCCCATGCGAATCCGCTTTACCAAGATGCAGGGAGCCGGCAACGATTTCGTCGTGCTCGACGAAACGCGCGGCGCGCTGGGCCTCAGCGCCGCGCAATACCGCTTCCTGGCCGACCGCCACTTCGGCGTCGGCGCCGATCAGATCCTCACGGTGCGGCCCTCGCCGGCCGAGGGCATCGACTTCCAGTACGTGATCCACAACGCCGACGGCGGCGAGGTGGAGCAGTGCGGCAACGGCGCGCGCTGCTTCATGCGCTTCGTGGCCGAACACAAGCTCACCGACAAGACCGCCGTGCGCGTGCAGACGCTCGGCGGCGTGATCGAGCCGCGCATGGGCGCGGACGGGCGCGTCACGGTCGACATGGGCGCGCCCGTGTTCGAGCCCGAGCGCGTGCCCTTCGACACCGCCGGCCTCGATGCGCAGCCCGAGGGCGGCTGGCACACCTGGCACCTGGCGCTCGGCACCCATGCCGAGAGCGCCATCGTGGCCGTCGCGGTGCTGTCGATGGGCAATCCGCATGCGGTGCAGGTGGTCGACGACGTCGACACCGCCCCGGTCGCCAAGCAGGGCCCGCAGATCGAGCACCATCCGCGCTTTCCGCAGCGCGTGAACGCGGGCTTCATGCAGGTGGTGGACCGCACGAACATCAAGCTGCGCGTGTTCGAGCGCGGCGCCGGCGAGACGCTGGCCTGCGGCACCGGCGCCTGCGCGGCGGTGGTGGCGGGCATCCGGCTCGGCCTGCTGGACCGCCGCGTCGACGTGCAGACGCACGGCGGCATCCTGACGATCGAATGGCAGGGCGAGGGCCAGCCGGTGCTGATGACCGGCCCGGCCACCACCGTCTTCGAGGGCGACATCGAGGTGCCCGACCTGCCATGACCCCTCCGACCCCGCACAACAACAACGCCGACGCCATGAACCCGATCACCGAAGACGACATCGCGAACTACCTGGCGAACACGCCCGACTTCTTCGAACGCCATGCGCAGCTGCTGGCGCAGGTGCAGCTCACCAGCCCGCACGGCAACCGTGCCGTGAGCCTGCAGGAGCGCCAGGCCGAGATGCTGCGCGAGAAGATCAAGGCGCTGGAGCACCGCCTGATGGACATGGTGCGCCACGGCACCGAGAACGTGGTCATCGCCGACCGCCTGCAGCGCTGGACCACGGGCCTGCTGACCACGCGCGACCCGCGCAGCCTGCCGTACCGCATCGCGGTCGACCTGCAGTCGCTGTTCCTGGTGCCGCAGACGGCCATCAAGGTCTGGGACTGCGGCGCCGACTATCTCAACGAGGCCTACGCGCAGTGGGTCAGCGACGACGTGAAGGCGCTCGCCACCTCGCTGACCTCGCCGTACTGCGGGCTCAACTCGGGCTTCGAGGCCGCCAACTGGCTGCCCGAGCCGGCCGGTGCCGCCTCGATCGCGCTGATTCCGCTGCGCGCCGATGCCGAATCGCCGGCCTTCGGCCTGCTGGTGCTGGCCTCGCCCGATGCACAGCGCTTCAACGCCGACATGGGCACCGACTTCCTCGAGCGCATCGCCCAGCTGGCTTCGGGCGCGCTCTCGCGGCTGCGCCCTTGAGCCCGCGCCGCCGGTCCTGGCGGGCCGTGCGGCCGGTGCTGTGGACGGTGCTGATCGCCGGCCTGCTGGCGTACCTCGCGATCGCGGCCGTCATCTGGCGCCGCGCCGCCGAGGCGCTCGCGCACCCGCCCACGCGCACGGCCGATGCCGCGCTGGTGCTCGGCAACCGCGCCTACCTGCGCGGCAAGCCCAATCCCTGCCTCACGGGCCGCGTCGATGCCGGCATCGCGCTCGCGCAGGCGGGCCGCGTGCAGCACCTGGTGCTGTCGGGCGGCGTGGACAAGGAGGACGGCCGCATCGAGGCCGAGGTCATGGCCCAGCATGCGCCGCGCGCAGGGCCATGCCGGCGCGCTGCTGCTGGAGCCGGCCTCGACCTCCACCCGGCTGAACTTCGCGCTGTCGCGGCCGCTGCTGAAGGCGGCGGGCATCCGCAGCGTGATCGTGGTGTCGGAGCCCTACCACCTGTGGCGCGCGGAAAGGCTGGTGCGCGCGAGCGGCTTCGACCGGGAATTCGACGTGCAGTACGCCGCCGCGAGCACGCGCTGCTGGCGGCGCTGGGGCATGCTCTTCAAGGGCGCGTTGCGCGAGCCGCTCGCGGTCGTGAACAATGCATTCCATGGCTACCTCCACTGACGCCGCCGACAGCGCCGAAGGCTGGGTCGAGAAGTACCTCGCGCACGTGCGCGTGGAGCGCCGGCTCGCGGCGCGCACGGTCGAGCTCTATGCCTTCCATCTCGCGACGCTCCAGGCCAACGCCGCCGAGGCCGGGCTCGCGCTCGACCGGGTGCAGACCGCCCACGTGCGGCGCTGGATGGCGCAGCTGCACGGGCGCGGGCCGCGAGCCGCGCGGCATCGCACTCGTGCTCTCGTGCTGGCGCAGCTTCTACCGCTGGCTCGGCAACGAGGGGCGGGTTGGCTTCAATCCGGTGCAGGACGTGCATGCGCCCAAGGCCGCGCGGCCGCTGCCCAAGGCGCTGGCGGTGGACGACGCGGTGCAGCTCGCCGAGCTCTACGATGCCGAGGCCGACCCCTGGACCGAGGCGCGCGACGGTGCGATCGTCGAGGTGCTCTACGGCTGCGGCCTGCGCGTGAGCGAACTCACCGGCCTCGACGCGCGGGCGAGCGCCACCGCGCGCGGCTGGATCGACCTCGAATCGCTCGAAGCCAACGTGCTCGGCAAGGGCGGCAAGCGGCGCCTGGTGCCGGTCGGCGCCAAGGCGGCCGAGGCGCTGCGCGAATGGCTCGCGGTGCGCGGCGATTGCGCGGCGCTCGGCGCGGCCGCGCAGCGCGACCCGGACGGCGCGGCGGCGCTCTTCATCAACAGCCGCGGGCGTGCGGATGTCCTCGCAGGCCGTGTGGAAGCTGCTGCGCCAGCGCAGCCTGAAGGCGGGGCTCGCGGCGCCGGTGCATCCGCACATGCTGCGGCACTCGTTCGCGAGCCACGTGCTCCAGTCGAGCAGCGACCTGCGCGCGGTGCAGGAGCTGCTGGGCCACGCCAACATCTCGACGACGCAGATCTACACGCGGCTGGATTTCCAGCACCTCGCGAAGGCCTACGACGCCGCCCACCCCCGTGCCAAGGCCAGGGACGACAAGGACAACGACAAACCATGAAGACCCTCCGCCTCAAGCCCGGCAAGGAACGCTCGCTGCAGCGCCGCCATCCCTGGATCTTCGATTCCGCCATCGCGCGCGGCGGGGCCGATGCGGGCGAGACGGTGCGCGTCGAGTCGCACGACGGCGCCTTCCTGGCGTGGGCGGCGTTCAGTCCGGCTTCGAAGATCCGCGCGCGGGCCTGGAGCTTCGTCGAAACGCAGCGCATCGATGCCGGCCTTCTTCGCCATGGTCTGCGCGCGTGCGGTCGCCGCGCGCGGGCTCTTCGAGCTGCAGAGCGACGGCGTGCGGCTGGTGCACGGCGAGGCCGACGGCCTGCCGGGGCTGATCGTCGACCGCTACGGCGACACGCTGGTGGCGCAGTTCCTCTCGGCCGGCGTGGAGCGCTGGAAGGGCGTGATCGCCGACGCGCTGCTGCAGGCCACGGGGCTGCAGAAGCTCTACGAGCGTTCCGATGCGAGCGGCCGCGAACGCGAGGGGCTCGCGCCCGTCACCGGCTGGCTGCGCGGGGAGGGCGCCACCGAACTCACGATCCGCGAGCACGGCTGGCAGCTCTCGCTCGACATCGCGACCGGCCACAAGACCGGCTTCTATCTCGACCAGCGCGACAGCCGCCAGCGCTTCGCCGAACTCGCCGCGCACCGGCGCTTCCGGCGGGTGCTCAACTGCTTCTGCTACACCGGCGGCTTCACGGTGGCCGCGCTCGCGGGCCTGCGTACGGCCGGCGCGCTCGACGGCGCCGAGGTGGTGTCGGTCGATTCCTCGCTGCCCGCGCTCGATCGCGCGCGTGACCACCTCGCGCTCAACGGCTTCGCGGGCGAAGGGGCGGGCGTGAAAGCGGAATTCCTCGACGCCAACGTCAACACCGTGCTGCGCGAATTCATCGACCAGGGCCGCAGCTTCGATGCGATCGTGCTCGATCCGCCCAAGTTCGCGCCCACGGCGCTGCATGCCGAGCGCGCGGCGCGGGCCTACAAGGACATCAACCGCCTCGCGCTCAAGCTGCTGGAGCCCGGCGGCGTGCTGCTGACCTTCTCGTGCTCCGGCGGCATCAGTGCCGATCTTTTTCACAAGATCGTCGCTTCGGCCGGCATCGATGCCCAGGTCGACGGCTACATCAGCGAACGCCTGGGCGCCGCGCCCGACCATCCGATGACCATCGAGTTTCCCGAGGGCGAATACCTGAAGGGCCTGGTGGTGGTCCGCAAGCCCGCTTGACCCTGCGCCAACGCAACTGAGTGGCATTGGCTAAACTGCCGGGCCCGTTCCTTCCAACCCGCATTTCCGCTTCCGGAGCACATCCATGGCCCTCATTCCCGCCACCATCCTCACCGGCTTCCTCGGCTCGGGCAAGACCACGCTGCTCAAGCGCATCCTCACCGAAGCGCACGGCCAGAAGATCGCGGTGATCGAGAACGAGTTCGGCGAAGAGAACATCGACAGCGACATCCTCGTGACCGAATCGAAGGAGCAGATCGTGCAGATGAGCAACGGCTGCGTCTGCTGCACCATCCGCGAGGACCTGCGCGAGGCGCTGCAATTGCTGGCCGCGAAGAAGCGCAAGGGCCTGCTCGACTTCGACCGCGTGGTGATCGAGACCACCGGCCTCGCCGACCCCGGCCCGGTGGCGCAGACCTTCTTCATGGACGACGAGATCGCCGAGAGCTACCTGCTCGACTCGATCCTGACGCTGGTCGACGCCAAGCATGCGCCGCAGCAGCTCAACGACCGTCAGGAGGCGCGCCGCCAGGTGGGTTTTGCCGACCAGATCTTCATCAGCAAGAGCGACCTCGTGAGCGCCGACGAGACGGAGGCGCTGATCCACCGCCTCAAGCACATGAATCCGCGCGCGCCGCAGAAGAAGGTGCATTTCGGCGAGGTGCCGATCGCGGACGTGTTCGACCTGCGCGGCTTCAACCTGAACGCCAAGCTCGACATCGACCCCGATTTCCTCAGCGCCGACGACCACGACCACCACGACCATGACCACGCGCATGGCGAGCACTGCGACCATCCCTCGCACAAGCACGAGGGCCACGGCCACCACCACCACGTGGACGACGACGTCAAGAGCTTCGTCTACAAGGCCGACCGGCCCTTCGACCCGGCGCGGCTGGAAGACTTCCTGGGCGCCATCGTCAACATCTATGGCCCGCGCATGCTGCGCTACAAGGGCGTGCTCCACATGAAGGGCACCGAGCGCAAGGTGATCTTCCAGGGCGTGCACCAGCTCATGGGCAGCGACCTCGGCCCCGAATGGGGCAAGGACGAGGTACGCCAGAGCCGCATGGTGTTCATCGGCATCGAGCTCCCGCGCGAAATCCTCGAGCAGGGGCTCGAACAATGCCTGGTCTAGGTCCACCCCCAGGCTTCGCGCACTTCGTGTCGCTGCGCCAACCCCCTTGCAGGGGGCAACACCAGCGGCCGGGCAAAGCCCGTTCCGCGGTGTTTCACGGCTGATCGGCGCAGTCTTCTTATTTGCTCGTACCGGCCATGCCGGCGCCCATGGGCTTGCCGTTGAGCTTCAGGCTGCCTTCGCTGAACTCGACCTGGCTCGTCACGTCGCTGCCGTCGCGCTTGACGAAGCCCTGGGCCTCGCCTTGCTCGACCAGCCCGGCGACCAGCTCGGGCGGCGGCGTCTGGCCGCTCTCGGCGCCGGTGGCGGCGACCTGCTCGATCCACTGCATCGGCAGCCGCGCGCTCGCCTTGAGCACGCCGCGCTTCATCAGCAGCATCTGGCCCGGCGCCGCGAGGTCTTCGTCGGTCACGCCGGCCAGGCCCACGGAGTAGCTCAGCTCGGCGCGCTTGCCGTCGATCTCGACCTGCAGCTTGTCGAGCCCGAATTCGGGCCCGTGCTTGGCCATGGCCTTGAGGTCCGGGCCGAGCTGATCGAAGAGGGCCTTCATCGCGGCCTGGGAGGCCTTGCCGCCGCCCTTGCCGCAGCCGTTGACGGCCGCCGACTGCATCCAGGCGTCCGCAAGCTTCTTGTAGCCCGCGGCATGGATGCGGCGTGCGCCGCTGCTCATCTCGAAGCCGCTGATCCTGGTGTCGCCGACCTTGCCCGTGCCCTTGAGGGTGCCGGTCGAGGCGTAGAGGCCGTCCTGGATGGTGGCCTCGCCGCGCAGGTCGACGTTCTGCAGCAGCACCGCCGGCAGCGGCTTGCCCGAGGCGCCGCCCAGGCCCTTGGGCGCCGCGAATTCGAGGCTCTCGAGCCGGCCTTCGGTCTTGCCGGTGGCGAGCATCCAGCCGGCGGTCTGGTCCATGTCGGCCTTGCCGGTGATCTTGCCCATCTTGAACGTGGCGCCGGTGCGCGCGTCGACCACGTCCAGGCCCGGCATGGTGAGTTCGTAGCGCACGTGGGTGCGTGCGCCGTTCATCTCGATGCGGGCCTGCGCGCCTTGCCACGCGAACTGCGCCTTGCCTTCCTCGGCCAGCTTGACCGGGGCCACGGCGAGGTCGCTGGTGTAGCCGCCGTCGAAGCCGACGCGGGTGTGGGCCGTGAGCGGCTTGGCCTTGCCGAAGAGCTTCTCGGCCTCGGCCTGACCCTTCACGTCGAACACCAGTTCGCTGTCGATCACCGCGGCGGCCAGCGTGCCGCCGGCGATCGGGCCGTGGCGGATGCTGTCGCGGAAGGTGATGCGCATCGTCTTGAAGGGGACGGGGCCGGCGTCGTCGTCGCTGTCGGCCTCGTCGGCGGGCTCGGCGGGCTTGGCCGCCGGGCGCCTGCGCCGCCGCGGTGTCGGCGGCGCAGCCGATCTCGAGCGTCACGGTGCTCACGGCACCCAGGAAGCCCCGCTCGTAGCTGCGGTCGGCGACGCGGACCAGCGAGGTCTGCTTCGGCAATTCGCCCAGCGCGGTGGCATAGGCCGACTCGATCTTCGAGCCGGCCCACCAGGTGGCTCCTCCGTAGGCGACGGCGATGGCGGCGGCCAGCGTGCCCAAAACTGCTTTTTTGCTCAAGATTGCTTCTCTTTTCTGGAAATGATGGATCGACCGCGCGGTTTCCGATGTGCGGCGGTCTTCGTTGCCCCCTCCGGCAACGCCGGCGATGCTACCGGAGGCAACCGGGGTCCGGCACATCCCACTTCGACACGGGTTCTCTATACAATCGCGCGCCTGTTCCGGGAGCCGCGCCCATCGTCCGATCGACGAAACGCGGCTTGCGGCACGGGGCGCCGCAGGTTTCTGGCGGGCTTTCGGGGGTATAACCCCGGGGTTCGTCACTGCGGGCACTCCGACGACGTGGAGCCCACGCGGCCTGAATTTGAAGGCCGCAGCAGCTCCCTCGGGAGGAGACACCCAGTGAAAGCGCGTTCCAGTTCGTTCAAGGAGCCAGTCACCGTGAAGAAACCCGCCGCCAAGGCCACGCCAGCCACCAAGACCGCCGCCAAGAAAGCGGCGGCCGCCAAGCCGGCTGTACCTGCGGCAAAGAAGGTTTCTCCCGTGGCCAAGGCCCCGGCCGCGAAGCAGGGCAGCGCTGCCAAGAAGCCAGCAACGCAGACGGCCGAGTCCGCGACCGTTGCGAAGAAGTCCGCCAAGCCCGTCAGTCCCGTTCCGGCCAAGAGCACGGCAAGGACTGCGGCGGCGGACCCGTCGCCATCCAAAACCGCCGGCCGCACTGCTGCCGTTTCCCCTGTTCCTCCGACCCCCATGAAAAAAACGGCTGCCGCCTCTGCCTCTTCTTCCGCCACGGCGACACCTTCGACGCCCGCCCAGACCGCGGCCCCCGCTCCTGCAAAGGGCGGCCGCGTGTCGCGGCTGTCGCAGCTGACCGTGCCCTCCATGCCGCAATCGGTGGCTTCCACCGCGGCCAAATCCTCCTTTTCCCAGGCACCCTCCAACGCGCTGGTGCCTCCTCCGCCCGTGTCCATCAAGAAAGACCCCAAGCTCGCGAACAACTGGAAGGCCAAGTCGGCTGCCGAACTGACCGACGCCGAAGTGATCGCCATGCCCGATTCCGAGTACATGAACGAGAAGCAGATGGCGTTCTTCCGCCTGAAGCTCGTCGAACTCAAGCGCGGCATCCTGGAAAACGCCGGCGAGACCACCGAGCACCTGCGTGAAGACACGGTCGTCGTGCCCGACCCGGCCGACCGCGCCACCATCGAGGAAGAGCATGCGCTCGAACTGCGCACCCGCGACCGCGAGCGCAAGCTGCTCAAGAAGATCGAGCAGTCGATCCAGCGCATCGACAACGGCGACTACGGCTACTGCGACGAGACCGGCGAGCCCATCGGCGTCGGCCGCCTGCTGGCACGGCCCACGGCCACGCTGTCGCTCGAAGCGCAGCAGCGCCGCGAGCTGAAGCAGAAGATGTTCGGGGACTGAGCGGAAGACGACGCCGCTTCGCCTCGAAACGCTCGCCGATGCCAAAGGAAGAGTCGGGCCGCCTTCTGTCCAAGGTGGCGAAATTCGTCCGCAATCCGCTCAAGGATTGGTCGGAACTGGATGCGACCGCCGATTCCACGCTGCCCGACCCGGCCTACAGCCGGGAAATGCTCAAGGAAATCATCGAACGGCGCCAGCGCAACGACTTCGTGCGCCGGCGCGAGTTCGACATGCTGCGCAAGCTTCGCCAGCGCGAAGCGGCGGCCCATGCGTTCGAGGGAACGGTCACGCCGTCGTCCTTCAACGTGAACAGCACCACCACCGAGAAGTCGGAGGGACGCGCGCTCACGCTCAAGAAGATCGACGAGATCGAAGAGCAGATGTCGCAGCAATGGTGGAAGGGCCGCGGCCCGAACGGCGAGACGCTGGCCACCGCGCCGCCCGACGCCGGCGCCGAGACCCTGCCGCCGCCCGCCGACCCCGGCGAACTGGCGCGGATGCTCGCGGCGCCGGCTGCGGCACCCGTCCCTGCGCCGGCACCGGCGCCGGCCGTTGCTGCGACGCCTGCGGTTTCGGCCGCCGCCGGCGATGCGTCGCTGCGCGCGGCCAGACTCGCGCGCGACGGCGCGCTCGAGGAGGCCGTGATCCGGTTCGCGCACGGCGACGACGCCGGCGCCGAGGCGATTCTTCTGCAGGCCCTGGCCTCCGAGAGCGCCCCCCCGGCCGCCGAAGGCGACAGCCAGGCCCAGGCCGCCGTCGAGCGCGACGACGCCCGCTGGCGCGCACTGTTCGACCTGTACCGCGCCACCGGCGACGCCACCCGCTTCGCCGCCGCGCGCATGCGCTACGCGCAGCGCATGAAGCGCATGGGCCCCGACTGGGTGCCGCTCGACGAACTGGCGCGCAACGTCAGGACGGTGGCGGCGAGCGAATTCGCCGACCTCGCCCCGGCGGGCGCCGACTGGGCCTGCCCGGCGCGCCTCGCGCGCGACGGCCTGGTGCAGCTCACGCGCGCGCTCTCGCAGGCCGGCCCGGTGTGGACGCTCGACTGGCGCGCCCTGACCGCGATCGAGCCCGACGCCGCCGCCCCGCTGCGCGTGC
It encodes the following:
- the dksA gene encoding RNA polymerase-binding protein DksA is translated as MKKPAAKATPATKTAAKKAAAAKPAVPAAKKVSPVAKAPAAKQGSAAKKPATQTAESATVAKKSAKPVSPVPAKSTARTAAADPSPSKTAGRTAAVSPVPPTPMKKTAAASASSSATATPSTPAQTAAPAPAKGGRVSRLSQLTVPSMPQSVASTAAKSSFSQAPSNALVPPPPVSIKKDPKLANNWKAKSAAELTDAEVIAMPDSEYMNEKQMAFFRLKLVELKRGILENAGETTEHLREDTVVVPDPADRATIEEEHALELRTRDRERKLLKKIEQSIQRIDNGDYGYCDETGEPIGVGRLLARPTATLSLEAQQRRELKQKMFGD
- a CDS encoding DUF484 family protein; the protein is MTPPTPHNNNADAMNPITEDDIANYLANTPDFFERHAQLLAQVQLTSPHGNRAVSLQERQAEMLREKIKALEHRLMDMVRHGTENVVIADRLQRWTTGLLTTRDPRSLPYRIAVDLQSLFLVPQTAIKVWDCGADYLNEAYAQWVSDDVKALATSLTSPYCGLNSGFEAANWLPEPAGAASIALIPLRADAESPAFGLLVLASPDAQRFNADMGTDFLERIAQLASGALSRLRP
- a CDS encoding DUF945 family protein → MRITFRDSIRHGPIAGGTLAAAVIDSELVFDVKGQAEAEKLFGKAKPLTAHTRVGFDGGYTSDLAVAPVKLAEEGKAQFAWQGAQARIEMNGARTHVRYELTMPGLDVVDARTGATFKMGKITGKADMDQTAGWMLATGKTEGRLESLEFAAPKGLGGASGKPLPAVLLQNVDLRGEATIQDGLYASTGTLKGTGKVGDTRISGFEMSSGARRIHAAGYKKLADAWMQSAAVNGCGKGGGKASQAAMKALFDQLGPDLKAMAKHGPEFGLDKLQVEIDGKRAELSYSVGLAGVTDEDLAAPGQMLLMKRGVLKASARLPMQWIEQVAATGAESGQTPPPELVAGLVEQGEAQGFVKRDGSDVTSQVEFSEGSLKLNGKPMGAGMAGTSK
- the dapF gene encoding diaminopimelate epimerase; its protein translation is MRIRFTKMQGAGNDFVVLDETRGALGLSAAQYRFLADRHFGVGADQILTVRPSPAEGIDFQYVIHNADGGEVEQCGNGARCFMRFVAEHKLTDKTAVRVQTLGGVIEPRMGADGRVTVDMGAPVFEPERVPFDTAGLDAQPEGGWHTWHLALGTHAESAIVAVAVLSMGNPHAVQVVDDVDTAPVAKQGPQIEHHPRFPQRVNAGFMQVVDRTNIKLRVFERGAGETLACGTGACAAVVAGIRLGLLDRRVDVQTHGGILTIEWQGEGQPVLMTGPATTVFEGDIEVPDLP
- a CDS encoding YdcF family protein, translated to MRRAQGHAGALLLEPASTSTRLNFALSRPLLKAAGIRSVIVVSEPYHLWRAERLVRASGFDREFDVQYAAASTRCWRRWGMLFKGALREPLAVVNNAFHGYLH
- a CDS encoding STAS domain-containing protein — its product is MAKFVRNPLKDWSELDATADSTLPDPAYSREMLKEIIERRQRNDFVRRREFDMLRKLRQREAAAHAFEGTVTPSSFNVNSTTTEKSEGRALTLKKIDEIEEQMSQQWWKGRGPNGETLATAPPDAGAETLPPPADPGELARMLAAPAAAPVPAPAPAPAVAATPAVSAAAGDASLRAARLARDGALEEAVIRFAHGDDAGAEAILLQALASESAPPAAEGDSQAQAAVERDDARWRALFDLYRATGDATRFAAARMRYAQRMKRMGPDWVPLDELARNVRTVAASEFADLAPAGADWACPARLARDGLVQLTRALSQAGPVWTLDWRALTAIEPDAAAPLRVLFAHWADSPVQLRFLGSTKLQSVLAEATPNNERGTADVWWQLHLAALRMMNMPDDFELVALNYCITYEVSPPSWQDPKGTCVALAPPSGGQPSSVWSLLSSGESESFPSNDTGFAALAGDLRGEAHSSLQRLDAELRNSTTPVISCAALLRMDLAAAGTLLAWVRARDGQGERVQFVDAHRLIAGLFDLVGIADHATVAVRKN
- a CDS encoding MFS transporter; the protein is MAEASRGAFAPLRQPVFAVLWAATVLGNIGSFMRDVASSWLVTDLSASPTAVALIQTAATLPVFLLAIPAGVLSDILDRRRFLIFVQLVLAAVSGALLVLSHTGALTVEYLIALTFVGGIGAALMGPTWQSIVPELVPRADLKGAVALNSLGINIARSIGPAAGGLILASFGAAVTYGLDVLSYVFVIAALLWWKRPAAVDSGLSENFLGAFRAGLRYTRASRELHVVLLRAAVFFVFASSVWALLPLVARQMLGGSAGFYGVLLGAVGAGAIGGALVMPRLRARLDADGMLLLASLLAAGVMSSLVFAPPQWLAVLLLLLLGLGWIIALTTLNGVAQSILPNWVRGRGLAVYLTVFNGAMAAGSLGWGLVAQQIGVPFTLVAGAVGLVMAGLAFHRVKLPTGEADLQPSNHWPEPLVAEPVAHDRGPVMVQVEYRIRRDDREAFLAVMKRLSLERRRDGAYAWGLHEHTADPERIMEWFLLASWAEHLRQHHRVSQADADLQAEALRFHVGPGRPEVHHFLSL
- a CDS encoding GTP-binding protein, with product MALIPATILTGFLGSGKTTLLKRILTEAHGQKIAVIENEFGEENIDSDILVTESKEQIVQMSNGCVCCTIREDLREALQLLAAKKRKGLLDFDRVVIETTGLADPGPVAQTFFMDDEIAESYLLDSILTLVDAKHAPQQLNDRQEARRQVGFADQIFISKSDLVSADETEALIHRLKHMNPRAPQKKVHFGEVPIADVFDLRGFNLNAKLDIDPDFLSADDHDHHDHDHAHGEHCDHPSHKHEGHGHHHHVDDDVKSFVYKADRPFDPARLEDFLGAIVNIYGPRMLRYKGVLHMKGTERKVIFQGVHQLMGSDLGPEWGKDEVRQSRMVFIGIELPREILEQGLEQCLV